From Marivirga harenae, one genomic window encodes:
- a CDS encoding cold-shock protein, with amino-acid sequence MARSQNSFIKKQKEKKRMKKKEEKQEKKELRKEQSKGGNLDDMIAYVDEYGNILDSPPEEPKKDKKKDREENSENKEN; translated from the coding sequence ATGGCAAGATCACAAAATAGCTTTATCAAAAAACAAAAAGAGAAAAAGCGCATGAAGAAAAAAGAAGAGAAGCAAGAGAAGAAAGAATTGCGCAAAGAACAATCCAAAGGAGGCAATTTAGATGACATGATAGCATATGTTGATGAATACGGTAATATATTAGACAGCCCACCAGAAGAGCCTAAGAAAGACAAGAAAAAAGACAGAGAAGAAAATTCTGAAAATAAAGAGAATTAA